From one Calderihabitans maritimus genomic stretch:
- a CDS encoding cache domain-containing protein, giving the protein MRSLKQQLLFLVIGPLLLLSISTTFIIGIHMKDRAELAAITKAKSDLATGEAIIDLMYPGPWEVRDGVLYKGGVKINNNFIPVDFIANLTGDTVTIFLGDTRVSTTVRNKNGERAIGTKVSDIVATTVLKYGQEYLGEANVVGEYYQTAYKPIRNQQGNIIGMLYVGISKKFSNQMIRNSLITLVIISGGLTLLVALGAWYFTQQVIIGPLQKITMGTREVASGYLGNKLEIKSQNEIGELAAAFNQMVEGLQRLALQISKATGNAGNGAEGNLPDENGKKQSPGFNTEKADVEDELPKGLNEVTLRQILAFLESKDIAMSAEEVGEGVNLTRVTARRYLEYLEKNGHVEVELKYGTVGRPVKLYKKIS; this is encoded by the coding sequence ATGCGTTCCCTCAAGCAGCAACTTCTATTTTTAGTAATTGGACCGTTGCTCCTGCTGTCCATCAGCACGACTTTTATTATTGGAATTCATATGAAAGACCGTGCTGAACTGGCTGCCATAACCAAGGCTAAAAGTGACCTGGCAACGGGTGAAGCCATTATCGATTTGATGTACCCCGGTCCCTGGGAAGTACGAGACGGCGTCCTTTACAAAGGTGGAGTCAAGATTAATAATAATTTCATTCCGGTAGATTTTATCGCTAATTTAACTGGCGATACGGTGACTATTTTTCTCGGTGATACCCGTGTTTCTACTACAGTGCGTAATAAGAACGGTGAAAGGGCGATAGGAACTAAGGTTTCGGATATTGTAGCCACTACCGTACTAAAATACGGTCAGGAATACCTTGGAGAAGCTAATGTGGTAGGTGAGTATTACCAGACGGCATACAAACCTATCCGTAATCAACAAGGGAATATTATTGGAATGCTGTACGTCGGAATTTCCAAAAAATTTTCTAATCAAATGATCCGCAACTCCCTAATAACTCTTGTAATCATCAGCGGAGGGTTAACTCTTTTGGTAGCTCTGGGGGCCTGGTATTTTACCCAGCAGGTAATTATCGGTCCGCTCCAAAAGATAACTATGGGTACCAGAGAGGTAGCTTCCGGTTATCTTGGGAATAAATTGGAAATTAAGAGCCAGAACGAAATTGGCGAACTTGCCGCTGCTTTCAACCAAATGGTGGAAGGGCTGCAACGTCTGGCCTTACAAATTTCTAAAGCTACCGGGAATGCTGGGAACGGTGCTGAAGGTAACCTTCCTGATGAAAATGGGAAAAAGCAAAGTCCTGGTTTCAACACTGAGAAAGCGGATGTAGAAGATGAATTACCCAAAGGTTTAAATGAGGTGACTTTAAGGCAAATATTGGCTTTTTTAGAAAGCAAAGATATAGCCATGTCTGCAGAGGAAGTAGGGGAGGGGGTTAATCTAACCAGGGTAACGGCGCGCCGCTACCTGGAATATTTAGAGAAAAACGGACATGTAGAGGTAGAACTCAAATATGGTACCGTAGGCAGACCTGTAAAATTATACAAAAAGATTTCCTAA